The Natribaculum luteum genome contains the following window.
TCCGGTCGACGAGACGGTCGGGACTCGAGGACGTGAACCGCCGGTAGAACGATCCCGTCTCGGACGATGGAACGAAACGAGCCACAGCCCAATCGCACGTGACCGATCGAAAATGGGGCCGGCAGTCACTCGAGGTAAAACGGAGGGGCGCTCGGGCAGCTCAGGGAATCAGCTGCTCGCCGTCGTCGTCGTAGATCGTGATCGCGTCGACCGGGCAGGTCCGGGCGGCGAACTTCGCGTCTAGCTCGGCGTCCTCGGGTACGTTGCGGACGAAGACGCCGTCCTCGACCTCCTCGCTGTCCTCGAGGACCGCCTTCCCTGCGGACTTGTCCTCCTCGAAGGCGTCCCACTCGGCGACACACTGGTACATCCCGATGCAGGTCTCCCGGTCGAACTCGACTTTCATACTCGAGGGTTCGAACGATCGGCGTAAATCCTTGACGGACGGGGTCGTGTTATGTGTTATACGGAACCAAATGTCAGCGCCGTTTTACAATCAGGTGGACCGTCCAGTCGCGTATGCGATCGACCGAGGACGGGCACGCCGATCCGCTCGGACGCGCGATGTACGACTACCAGCGCGGCGACCAGGGGACGTTGACCTACCGCGACGGTGCCGCAGTGCGCGACGGCCACGTCGAGGAGTACTACTTTCAGCCGCCATCGGAGTGGGCCGACGCGACGGTGTCGCTGCTCGAGCGACTCGCGGCCGCCGACGGACCGGTGCTCGACGTGGGATGTGGCACGGGTCAGCACGCCCTGTGGTGGCAAGAACGCGGCGTCGACGTCGTCGGCGTCGACGTCAGCCCCTGGGCAGTGGCGGCCGCCCGCGAACGTGGCGTCGAGGCCGTTTCGATCGCGAACATGTTCGCCCTGCCGTTCGAACGCGACGCGTTCGGATCGCTTTACGCCGGCGGGACGCAACTCGGCCTCGCCGGGTCGCTCGCGGGGATCGGCGACCTCCTCGCGGAGTTCGCCCGCGTCACCGACGGCGAGGCCGTCGCCGTGGTCGACAACTACGATCCGACCGGCCTCGAGGAGTCGTTTTTCGGCTACCGACCAGATCCGCGCGAGGGCGTCGCCCACCGGTGTTTCCACTTCGAGTACGAGTTCGAGACCGACGACAGCGAGCGAGTTTGCGAGGTCGGGAAGTCGCTGCACTTTCTTTTGTGTTCGCCCGACCGCCTCCGCGAGGCTGCCATCGCCACGCCGTGGACGGTACGCGACGTCGTCGGTGGCGACGGCCACTACAGGGCGGTCCTGACGAAAGCGAACGAGAGAAACGGTCGATAGCGAGACGGGGTGACGGTTCCAGCCGGCACCTCGAGCGAGGCAGTCGCGTATCGGCGGTCCACGTTCGTC
Protein-coding sequences here:
- a CDS encoding ferredoxin, which produces MKVEFDRETCIGMYQCVAEWDAFEEDKSAGKAVLEDSEEVEDGVFVRNVPEDAELDAKFAARTCPVDAITIYDDDGEQLIP
- a CDS encoding class I SAM-dependent methyltransferase, whose protein sequence is MRSTEDGHADPLGRAMYDYQRGDQGTLTYRDGAAVRDGHVEEYYFQPPSEWADATVSLLERLAAADGPVLDVGCGTGQHALWWQERGVDVVGVDVSPWAVAAARERGVEAVSIANMFALPFERDAFGSLYAGGTQLGLAGSLAGIGDLLAEFARVTDGEAVAVVDNYDPTGLEESFFGYRPDPREGVAHRCFHFEYEFETDDSERVCEVGKSLHFLLCSPDRLREAAIATPWTVRDVVGGDGHYRAVLTKANERNGR